A part of Bacillus rossius redtenbacheri isolate Brsri chromosome 1, Brsri_v3, whole genome shotgun sequence genomic DNA contains:
- the LOC134528117 gene encoding uncharacterized protein LOC134528117 — protein sequence MRGITAVFLAACALVRAQSGDGKQACPLEESEDSLLTILKNPSDCSKFYMCVHGQPVEMSCPQGLLFNDNLKVCDFPQNVHCSEASKAATEASTESPTETPTEPPTEASTELPTESPTELITEPPTEPPTEPSTEPPTEPPTEPPTEPPTEPPTDTPTEPPTEPPTKPPTELTTEPPSEPPTEPPTEPPTEPPTKPPTEPPTKPPTEPPTEPSTEPPTEPPTEPPTEPPTEPPTEHPTEPPTELITEPPTEPPTEPPTKPPTEPPTKPPTEPLTEPPTEPPTEPPTEPPTEPPTEPPTEPPTEPPTEPPTEQPTEPPTEPPTEPPTEPPTEPQTEAPTEPPTEPSTEPPTKPPTEPPTEPPTEPFTEPPTEPPTEPPTEPPTEPPTEPPTKPPTKPPTEPPTEPSTEPPTEPPTKPPTEPPTEPPTEPPTEPPTKPPTEPPTEPPTEPPTEPPTEPPTEPPTEPPTEPPTKPPTEPPTEPPTEPSTEPPTEPPTEPPTQPPTEPPTEPPTELTTEPPTEPPTEPPTEPPTKPPTEPPTEPPTEPPTEPPTEPPTEPPTEPPTEPPTKPPTEPPTEPPTEPSTEPPTEPPTEPPTQPPTEPPTEPPTELTTEPPTEPPTEPPTEPPTELTTEPPTEPPTDPSTEPPTELSTEPPTEPSTEPPTEPPTEPPTKPPTEPPTKPPTEPPTEPPTEPSTEPPTEPSTEPPTEPPTEPPTELTTEPPTEPPTDPSTEPPTEPPTQPPTEPPIEPPTEPPTEPPTEPPTKPPTEPPTEPPTEPSTEPPTEPSTEPPTEPPTEPPTELTTEPPTEPPTEPPTEPPTEPPTEPPTEPPTEPPTDPSTEPPTEPPTEPPTETPTKPPTELPTEPPTEPPTEPPTKPPTEPPTEPPTELTTEPPTEPPTEPPTEPPTEPPTEPPTEPPTEPPTEPPTEPPTEPSTEPPTEPPTEPLTEPPTEPPTEPPTEPPTEPPTELTTEPPTEPPTDPSTELPTELSTEPPTEPSTEPPTEPPTEPPTKPPTEPSTEPPTEPSTEPPTEPPTEPPTEPPTKPPTEPPTEPPTEPLTEPPTEPPTEPSTEPPTEPSTEPPTEPPTEPPTKPPTEPPTEPPTEPLTEPPTEPPTEPSTEPPTEPPTEPPITTVKPTVPISLCPAEDPQHGEAVIVADPDDASSFFICSWGVAYRQRCAPGLVFSSSLRVCDWPETVAEVPTTTTAKPAPQVSCPADQEQGGRVVILANEADNTSFYKCSWGVPHLFRCPLGLVFNDELKVCDWP from the exons ATGAGAG GCATCACAGCAGTGTTCCTCGCCGCCTGTGCCCTGGTGCGGGCCCAGAGCGGGGACGGGAAGCAAGCCTGTCCACTGGAAGAGTCCGAGGACTCCCTGCTGACCATCCTGAAGAACCCGTCCGACTGCTCCAAGTTCTACATGTGCGTCCACGGCCAGCCGGTCGAGATGAGCTGCCCCCAAGGACTGCTGTTCAACGACAACCTCAAG GTCTGCGACTTTCCGCAAAACGTACACTGCAGTGAGGCGTCAAAGGCGGCTACTGAAGCTTCCACCGAATCTCCCACCGAGACTCCCACGGAGCCACCCACCGAGGCTTCCACCGAGCTTCCTACTGAGTCTCCCACCGAACTAATCACAGAGCCTCCCACGGAGCCACCCACCGAGCCTTCCACAGAGCCGCCCACCGAGCCTCCCACCGAGCCTCCCACCGAGCCTCCCACCGAGCCTCCCACCGATACTCCCACCGAGCCTCCCACCGAGCCTCCTACTAAGCCACCCACCGAGCTAACCACAGAGCCTCCCTCCGAGCCTCCTACTGAGCCTCCCACCGAGCCACCCACCGAGCCGCCCACCAAGCCTCCCACCGAGCCGCCCACCAAGCCTCCCACCGAGCCTCCCACCGAGCCTTCCACCGAGCCGCCCACCGAGCCTCCCACCGAGCCGCCCACCGAACCTCCCACCGAACCTCCCACCGAGCATCCTACTGAGCCTCCCACCGAACTAATCACAGAGCCTCCCACGGAGCCACCCACCGAGCCTCCCACCAAGCCTCCCACCGAGCCTCCCACCAAGCCTCCCACCGAGCCTCTTACCGAGCCTCCCACCGAGCCTCCTACTGAGCCTCCCACCGAGCCTCCCACCGAACCTCCTACCGAGCCTCCCACCGAGCCTCCCACCGAGCCACCCACCGAGCCTCCCACCGAGCAGCCCACCGAGCCTCCCACCGAGCCGCCCACCGAGCCGCCCACCGAGCCTCCTACCGAGCCTCAAACCGAAGCTCCCACCGAGCCTCCCACCGAGCCTTCCACCGAGCCTCCCACCAAGCCTCCCACCGAGCCTCCCACCGAGCCTCCTACCGAGCCTTTCACCGAGCCTCCTACTGAGCCTCCCACAGAGCCTCCCACCGAGCCTCCCACCGAGCCGCCCACCGAGCCTCCCACCAAGCCTCCCACCAAGCCTCCCACCGAGCCTCCCACCGAGCCTTCTACCGAGCCTCCCACTGAGCCTCCCACCAAGCCTCCCACCGAGCCTCCCACCGAGCCTCCCACCGAGCCTCCTACCGAGCCACCCACCAAGCCTCCTACTGAGCCTCCCACAGAGCCTCCCACCGAGCCTCCTACCGAGCCTCCTACCGAGCCTCCCACCGAGCCTCCCACAGAGCCACCCACCGAGCCTCCCACCAAGCCTCCCACCGAGCCTCCCACCGAGCCTCCCACCGAGCCTTCTACCGAGCCTCCCACTGAGCCTCCCACCGAGCCTCCTACCCAGCCTCCCACCGAGCCTCCCACTGAGCCTCCTACCGAGCTAACCACCGAGCCTCCCACCGAGCCTCCCACCGAGCCACCCACCGAGCCTCCCACCAAGCCTCCTACTGAGCCTCCCACAGAGCCTCCCACCGAGCCTCCTACCGAGCCTCCTACCGAGCCTCCCACCGAGCCTCCCACAGAGCCACCCACCGAGCCTCCCACCAAGCCTCCCACCGAGCCTCCCACCGAGCCTCCCACCGAGCCTTCTACCGAGCCTCCCACTGAGCCTCCCACCGAGCCTCCTACCCAGCCTCCCACCGAGCCTCCCACTGAGCCTCCTACCGAGCTAACCACCGAGCCTCCCACCGAGCCTCCCACCGAGCCTCCCACTGAGCCTCCTACCGAGCTAACCACAGAGCCTCCCACCGAACCTCCCACCGACCCTTCCACCGAGCCTCCAACCGAGCTTTCTACCGAGCCTCCTACCGAGCCTTCTACCGAGCCTCCCACCGAGCCTCCCACTGAGCCTCCCACCAAGCCTCCCACCGAGCCTCCCACCAAGCCTCCCACCGAGCCTCCCACCGAGCCTCCCACCGAGCCTTCTACCGAGCCTCCCACCGAGCCTTCTACCGAGCCTCCCACCGAGCCTCCCACTGAGCCTCCTACCGAGCTAACCACAGAGCCTCCCACCGAACCTCCCACCGACCCTTCCACCGAGCCTCCAACCGAGCCTCCCACCCAGCCTCCTACCGAGCCTCCCATCGAGCCTCCCACCGAACCGCCCACCGAGCCTCCCACCGAGCCTCCCACCAAGCCTCCCACCGAGCCTCCCACCGAGCCTCCCACCGAGCCTTCTACCGAGCCTCCCACCGAGCCTTCTACCGAGCCTCCCACCGAGCCTCCCACTGAGCCTCCTACCGAGCTAACCACAGAGCCTCCCACCGAACCTCCCACCGAGCCTCCCACCGAGCCTCCCACCGAGCCTCCTACCGAGCCTCCCACCGAGCCTCCCACCGAACCTCCCACCGACCCTTCCACCGAGCCTCCAACCGAGCCTCCCACCGAGCCTCCCACCGAGACTCCCACCAAGCCTCCCACTGAGCTTCCCACCGAGCCTCCCACCGAGCCTCCCACCGAGCCTCCCACCAAGCCTCCCACCGAGCCGCCCACAGAGCCACCCACCGAGCTAACCACAGAGCCTCCCACGGAGCCTCCCACCGAGCCTCCCACCGAGCCGCCCACCGAGCCGCCCACCGAGCCTCCCACCGAGCCTCCTACCGAGCCTCCCACCGAGCCTCCCACCGAGCCTCCTACCGAGCCTTCCACCGAGCCTCCTACTGAGCCTCCCACAGAGCCTCTCACTGAGCCTCCCACCGAGCCTCCTACTGAGCCTCCCACCGAGCCTCCCACTGAGCCTCCTACCGAGCTAACCACAGAGCCTCCCACCGAACCTCCCACCGACCCTTCCACCGAGCTTCCAACCGAGCTTTCTACCGAGCCTCCCACAGAGCCTTCTACCGAGCCTCCCACCGAGCCTCCCACCGAGCCTCCCACCAAGCCTCCCACCGAGCCTTCTACCGAGCCTCCCACTGAGCCTTCTACCGAGCCTCCCACAGAGCCTCCCACCGAGCCTCCCACCGAGCCTCCCACCAAGCCTCCCACCGAGCCTCCCACTGAGCCTCCTACCGAGCCTCTAACCGAGCCTCCCACCGAGCCTCCCACTGAGCCTTCTACCGAGCCTCCCACAGAGCCTTCTACCGAGCCTCCCACCGAGCCTCCCACCGAGCCTCCCACCAAGCCTCCCACCGAGCCTCCCACTGAGCCTCCTACCGAGCCTCTAACCGAGCCTCCCACCGAGCCTCCCACTGAGCCTTCTACCGAGCCTCCCACTGAGCCTCCCACAGAGCCCCCCATCACGACGGTGAAGCCCACCGTGCCCATCAGCCTCTGCCCCGCCGAGGACCCGCAGCACGGCGAGGCAGTCATCGTCGCCGACCCCGACGACGCCTCCAGCTTCTTCATCTGCAGCTGGGGGGTGGCGTACCGCCAGCGGTGCGCGCCAGGCCTGGTCTTCAGCAGCTCTCTGAGGGTGTGCGACTGGCCGGAGACGGTCGCCGAGGTGCCGACCACGACGACAGCCAAGCCCGCGCCCCAGGTCTCCTGCCCCGCGGACCAGGAGCAGGGCGGCCGGGTCGTGATACTCGCCAACGAGGCGGACAACACCAGCTTCTACAAGTGCAGCTGGGGGGTGCCGCACCTCTTCAGATGCCCGCTGGGGCTGGTCTTCAACGACGAGCTCAAAGTGTGCGACTGGCCTTAG